A genomic stretch from Legionella adelaidensis includes:
- the accB gene encoding acetyl-CoA carboxylase biotin carboxyl carrier protein has translation MDIRKIKKLIELLDETGISEIEIKEGEESLRLSRYTTNEPAHPRVVAHHVPVSAPAHPHVATPAHVTESKPQEKQIPGHKVKAPMVGTMYTSPSPEAAPFVTVGQKVKVGDTLCIIEAMKMFNEIEADRAGTISAILVNNGEPVEYDQPLFVIQD, from the coding sequence ATGGATATTCGCAAAATTAAAAAACTCATTGAGTTATTAGATGAAACCGGAATTTCGGAAATTGAAATTAAAGAAGGAGAAGAGTCTTTACGTTTGAGCCGTTATACCACGAACGAACCAGCCCACCCACGTGTCGTGGCTCATCATGTTCCCGTTTCTGCACCAGCACACCCTCACGTAGCCACCCCTGCTCATGTAACAGAAAGTAAACCGCAGGAAAAACAAATTCCAGGCCATAAAGTCAAAGCGCCTATGGTGGGAACTATGTATACCTCCCCTTCACCAGAAGCAGCGCCTTTTGTGACAGTCGGTCAAAAAGTAAAAGTTGGTGATACCTTGTGTATCATTGAAGCGATGAAAATGTTCAATGAAATTGAAGCCGATCGTGCTGGAACTATTTCTGCCATTTTGGTAAACAATGGCGAGCCTGTTGAATATGATCAGCCTTTATTTGTCATACAAGACTAG
- the aroQ gene encoding type II 3-dehydroquinate dehydratase, with amino-acid sequence MKKILVLHGPNLNLLGTRQPNVYGSTTLDDVNRQLNSKARELGFELFAKQSNYEGELVEIVHQAAIDKVDYIIINPAAYTHTSIALRDALLAVQIPFFEVHISNIHAREVFRHKSFFSDIAQGVISGFGTNGYLLALLAISF; translated from the coding sequence ATGAAAAAAATATTGGTTTTGCATGGCCCTAACCTTAATTTGCTTGGAACACGTCAGCCCAATGTGTACGGTTCGACTACATTAGATGACGTAAATCGCCAATTAAACAGTAAAGCCCGGGAGCTAGGTTTCGAGCTCTTTGCTAAACAAAGTAATTATGAAGGGGAGTTAGTTGAAATCGTTCATCAGGCAGCGATTGATAAAGTAGATTACATTATCATTAATCCCGCAGCATACACGCATACAAGTATTGCTTTACGTGATGCTTTATTAGCCGTTCAAATTCCTTTTTTTGAAGTGCATATCAGTAACATTCATGCACGAGAAGTCTTTCGCCATAAATCCTTTTTTTCAGATATTGCGCAAGGTGTAATTAGCGGTTTTGGAACAAATGGATATTTGTTGGCGTTATTAGCCATTTCATTTTAG
- a CDS encoding M4 family metallopeptidase, producing MIHYLFFFLGLLWLPFAAFSAQPLALDKTNLATIQKSFQIVMPAAKQNTMTVKSIASKDSLKYLKENKDKNNVIHVRMHQEYANFPVYGGYAIFHSKDKSIMDAGNTKMTGILYKGLESDLGSPKLSFLKNTTLALEKFKAKHGNGKIIKEAVTPIVYIDEQGKGHWAYKVSLMILSDYAIPEKPTAILNAKNFLPFVEWNDMKTATSLVTGQGYGGNSLNRKVHYGVNAPFLLLSRDNNSATCYMENKNVKVVDMKHEYEAPNLAMKFNCNPVVQNNRQVFWTGYKGDGYDFENGAYSPTNDALYAGQVINQMYLEWFKQYPLMRNNAPMKLVMRVHFGQGYENAFWDGEEMTFGDGDAMTYPLVSIGIGAHEISHGFTEQHSNLQYYGQSGAINEAFSDMAAQAAEFYALKNNSWKIGNDIFKKESGYSAIRFMDQPSLDGKSIDNASQYYPGLDVHFASGVYNRFFYLLAHQPDWDTKKAFNVMVLANMNYWTPYTTFEQGACGILQAAKDLGYPEQPIKESLQEVAINYQETCIEGA from the coding sequence ATGATACATTACTTATTCTTTTTTTTAGGATTGCTGTGGCTTCCTTTTGCCGCCTTTTCGGCGCAACCTTTAGCTTTAGATAAAACGAATTTGGCAACTATTCAAAAAAGCTTTCAAATAGTAATGCCCGCTGCCAAACAAAATACCATGACGGTAAAAAGCATTGCTTCGAAAGACAGTCTTAAATATTTAAAGGAAAATAAAGATAAAAATAACGTAATTCATGTTCGCATGCACCAAGAGTATGCTAATTTCCCTGTGTATGGAGGGTATGCAATATTTCATAGCAAAGACAAGAGCATAATGGATGCTGGAAATACAAAAATGACCGGCATACTCTACAAAGGATTAGAGTCTGACTTAGGTTCTCCCAAGTTAAGTTTTCTTAAAAATACTACACTCGCTTTGGAAAAATTTAAGGCCAAACATGGGAATGGTAAAATTATCAAAGAAGCGGTTACTCCAATTGTATATATAGATGAGCAAGGAAAAGGCCATTGGGCTTATAAAGTAAGTTTAATGATATTGTCAGACTATGCTATCCCTGAAAAACCTACCGCAATACTTAATGCAAAGAACTTCCTTCCTTTTGTTGAGTGGAACGACATGAAGACGGCTACCTCCCTCGTGACAGGGCAGGGCTATGGCGGAAATAGTCTTAACCGAAAAGTACATTATGGTGTAAATGCTCCTTTTTTACTTCTTTCACGTGATAACAATAGCGCAACTTGTTATATGGAAAACAAAAACGTAAAAGTAGTAGATATGAAGCATGAGTATGAAGCGCCTAATCTAGCTATGAAGTTTAATTGCAACCCTGTCGTTCAAAACAATCGCCAGGTATTTTGGACGGGCTATAAAGGCGACGGTTATGACTTTGAAAATGGTGCTTATTCCCCAACAAATGATGCTTTATATGCCGGCCAAGTAATTAATCAAATGTATCTGGAATGGTTTAAACAATATCCTTTAATGAGAAACAATGCACCTATGAAGTTGGTTATGCGGGTTCATTTTGGCCAAGGATATGAGAATGCCTTTTGGGATGGGGAGGAAATGACATTCGGGGACGGCGATGCAATGACGTATCCGCTTGTTTCCATTGGTATTGGTGCTCATGAAATTAGCCATGGATTTACTGAACAGCATTCTAATCTTCAATACTATGGACAATCTGGCGCTATTAACGAAGCATTTTCTGATATGGCGGCGCAAGCAGCTGAATTTTATGCTTTGAAAAATAACAGCTGGAAAATTGGAAATGATATTTTTAAAAAGGAGAGCGGGTATTCTGCTATTCGCTTTATGGATCAACCCAGTTTAGACGGCAAGTCCATTGATAATGCATCTCAATACTATCCCGGCCTGGATGTGCATTTTGCTAGTGGTGTTTATAACCGTTTTTTTTATTTGCTAGCACATCAACCCGACTGGGATACGAAAAAAGCGTTTAATGTAATGGTATTGGCCAATATGAATTATTGGACTCCCTATACCACATTTGAGCAAGGAGCTTGTGGAATTTTACAAGCAGCGAAAGATCTGGGATACCCTGAACAGCCCATTAAAGAGTCGTTGCAGGAAGTGGCTATTAATTATCAGGAAACCTGTATTGAGGGAGCGTAA